From Rhodococcus sp. B7740, one genomic window encodes:
- the trxB gene encoding thioredoxin-disulfide reductase: MSTPKVHDLIIVGSGPAGYTAGVYAARAELEPILFEGTQFGGALMTTTEVENFPGFREGIMGPDLMEQMREQAQRFGADIRTEDVEELDLTGPIKTVSAGGETYRARAIILAMGAAARYLSIPGEEKLLGRGVSACATCDGFFFRDQDIAVIGGGDSAMEEATFLTRFARSVTIVHRRSEFRASRIMLERAKNNDKIRFLTDTKVLEVLGDTSVTGLSLEHADTGEKTTLDVTGMFVAIGHDPRNELVKGQVELDDAGYVKVASPTSATSIEGVFAAGDLVDHVYQQAITAAGTGCTASIDAERWLAEQGDITTNTLEHADQPVDAVNA; encoded by the coding sequence TTGAGTACCCCCAAGGTTCACGATCTCATCATCGTCGGCTCGGGACCGGCCGGTTACACCGCCGGCGTCTACGCCGCACGCGCGGAACTGGAACCGATCCTGTTCGAGGGAACGCAGTTCGGTGGTGCGCTGATGACCACGACCGAGGTCGAGAATTTCCCCGGGTTCCGCGAGGGCATCATGGGCCCCGATCTGATGGAACAGATGCGCGAGCAAGCTCAGCGATTCGGTGCCGACATCCGAACCGAGGATGTCGAGGAGCTCGACCTGACCGGCCCGATCAAGACCGTCTCTGCCGGCGGCGAGACCTACCGGGCTCGCGCGATCATCCTCGCGATGGGCGCAGCAGCTCGCTACCTGTCCATCCCGGGTGAGGAGAAGCTGCTCGGACGCGGTGTCAGCGCCTGCGCCACCTGTGACGGCTTCTTCTTCCGCGATCAGGACATCGCCGTCATCGGTGGTGGCGACTCGGCCATGGAGGAAGCGACCTTCCTCACCCGCTTCGCACGCAGTGTCACCATCGTGCACCGCCGCAGCGAGTTCCGGGCGTCGCGCATCATGCTCGAGCGCGCCAAGAACAACGACAAGATCCGCTTCCTGACCGACACCAAGGTGCTCGAGGTCCTCGGCGACACGAGCGTGACCGGACTGTCGCTCGAACACGCCGACACCGGCGAGAAGACCACCCTGGACGTGACCGGAATGTTCGTGGCGATCGGTCACGACCCCCGCAACGAACTGGTCAAGGGCCAGGTCGAGCTCGACGACGCCGGCTACGTCAAGGTCGCGTCGCCCACTTCGGCCACGTCCATCGAAGGCGTGTTCGCTGCCGGAGACCTCGTCGATCACGTGTACCAGCAGGCCATCACCGCTGCGGGTACGGGCTGCACCGCGTCGATCGACGCCGAGCGTTGGTTGGCCGAGCAGGGCGATATCACCACCAACACACTCGAACACGCCGACCAACCGGTCGACGCCGTCAACGCCTGA
- the trxA gene encoding thioredoxin has translation MSDDKSTVTITDASFVDDVLTSEKPVLVDFWATWCGPCKMVAPVLEEIAAEHKDKLTIAKLDIDANPQAARDFKVMSIPTLILFQGGKPVKQIVGAKGKAALLKDLEGVI, from the coding sequence ATGTCCGACGACAAGAGCACCGTCACCATCACCGACGCATCGTTCGTCGACGATGTTCTGACCAGTGAGAAGCCCGTCCTGGTCGATTTCTGGGCCACCTGGTGCGGCCCGTGCAAGATGGTCGCCCCGGTTCTCGAGGAGATCGCGGCCGAGCACAAGGACAAGCTCACCATCGCCAAGCTCGACATCGACGCCAACCCGCAGGCCGCCCGCGACTTCAAGGTCATGTCGATTCCGACGCTGATCCTCTTCCAGGGCGGCAAGCCGGTCAAGCAAATTGTCGGCGCAAAGGGCAAGGCCGCGCTGCTCAAGGACCTCGAAGGCGTTATCTGA
- a CDS encoding N-acetylmuramoyl-L-alanine amidase, producing MQELSHGDSGPAVAEVRGTLSALGFLHEAVVPPGPMADGHWTAPGSVFDGALGGAVRAFQQHRGLLVDGVVGPATYRALKEASYRLGARTLIYQLSAPLYGDDVASLQTRLQDLGFYSERVDGFFGPRTHEGLSSFQREIGLSPDGICGPATLRSLDLLGTRVTGGSPHAMSEEELVRKSGPQLTGKRIVIDPDLGGADTGHIVDGAFGRVSESEILWDLASRLEGRMAATGMETFLSRARGTNPSVADRAETANAWGADLMISLRCASSTSPMANGVASFHFGNSHGSTSMIGQVLTSYVQREIVARTPLLDCRSHGRTWDLLRLTNMPTIQIDLGYLTNESDVDVLSDPKFRDIIAEAILIAVKRLYLLGQDDQPTGTFTFAELLAEELAASDRP from the coding sequence ATGCAGGAACTCAGTCACGGCGATTCCGGACCCGCCGTCGCCGAGGTCCGCGGCACCCTGTCGGCACTCGGCTTTCTCCACGAAGCAGTCGTTCCCCCAGGTCCGATGGCCGACGGCCACTGGACCGCTCCCGGATCCGTGTTCGACGGTGCCCTCGGAGGTGCCGTGCGCGCCTTCCAACAACACCGCGGCCTGCTGGTCGACGGCGTGGTGGGCCCGGCCACGTATCGCGCGTTGAAAGAGGCGTCGTATCGCCTCGGCGCTCGAACCCTCATCTATCAGCTGTCCGCTCCGCTGTACGGCGACGACGTCGCCTCGTTGCAAACGAGACTTCAGGATCTCGGCTTCTACAGCGAACGCGTCGACGGCTTCTTCGGTCCGCGCACACACGAGGGTCTGTCCTCGTTCCAGCGCGAGATCGGGCTTTCCCCCGACGGCATCTGTGGGCCTGCGACTCTGCGCTCTCTGGACCTTCTCGGAACTCGTGTCACCGGTGGATCCCCTCACGCCATGAGCGAGGAAGAACTCGTTCGTAAGTCCGGCCCGCAGTTGACCGGCAAGCGCATCGTCATCGACCCCGATCTCGGCGGAGCAGACACCGGACACATCGTCGACGGAGCGTTTGGCCGAGTCTCCGAATCGGAGATTCTGTGGGATCTGGCCAGTCGGCTCGAGGGCCGCATGGCCGCGACCGGCATGGAGACGTTCCTCTCCCGTGCGCGCGGAACCAATCCTTCGGTTGCCGACCGCGCCGAGACCGCAAATGCCTGGGGTGCCGATCTGATGATCTCGTTGCGCTGCGCATCGAGCACCAGCCCCATGGCCAACGGTGTCGCAAGCTTCCACTTCGGTAACTCGCACGGATCCACCTCGATGATCGGCCAGGTACTGACCAGCTACGTGCAGCGTGAAATCGTCGCTCGCACACCGCTTCTGGACTGCCGTAGCCACGGCCGCACGTGGGATCTGTTGCGTCTGACCAACATGCCGACCATCCAGATCGACCTCGGCTACCTCACCAACGAATCCGATGTCGACGTGCTCAGCGACCCGAAGTTTCGCGACATCATCGCCGAAGCAATTCTGATCGCCGTCAAACGTCTGTATCTACTCGGGCAGGACGATCAGCCGACCGGAACGTTCACCTTCGCGGAGTTGCTCGCCGAAGAACTCGCAGCCTCCGATCGCCCCTGA
- a CDS encoding ParB/RepB/Spo0J family partition protein yields the protein MSSTRKGGLGRGLASLIPTGPDAGPRLGNAAADVIIGADRNAKDRPDTSTKPKRTAPADDLTETATAPTPTPPVLSGDDLSPVGAVYREIAPDRIEANPKQPRHVFDDESLAELVHSIREFGLMQPIVVRLVSGSAGAGDAKYQLVMGERRWRASQEAGLESIPAIVRETADDAMLRDALLENIHRVQLNPLEEAAAYQQLLEEFDVTHEELAAKIGRSRPVVTNMIRLLKLPIPVQRRVAAGVLSAGHARALLSLDAGSDAQESLAARIVAEGLSVRATEEAVTLANREDGKSPDPAPRRKPIQMPGLQDVADRLSDSFDTRVTVSLGKRKGKIVVEFGSVDDLQRIVEMMEAQKKK from the coding sequence ATGAGTTCGACACGCAAGGGTGGTCTGGGTCGCGGCCTGGCCTCACTGATCCCCACCGGACCTGACGCCGGACCACGCCTCGGTAACGCCGCGGCAGACGTGATCATCGGCGCGGATCGCAACGCCAAGGACCGTCCCGATACGTCCACCAAGCCGAAGCGAACCGCACCCGCCGACGATCTCACCGAGACAGCCACGGCGCCCACTCCGACACCGCCGGTGCTGAGCGGAGACGACCTCTCCCCCGTCGGTGCCGTCTATCGCGAGATCGCACCGGACCGAATCGAAGCCAACCCGAAGCAACCGAGGCACGTCTTCGACGACGAATCGTTGGCCGAACTGGTTCACTCGATCCGTGAATTCGGACTCATGCAGCCCATCGTGGTCCGCCTCGTATCGGGTTCCGCTGGTGCCGGTGACGCAAAATATCAGCTCGTCATGGGCGAGCGTCGGTGGCGTGCAAGCCAGGAAGCCGGCCTCGAGTCGATCCCCGCGATCGTTCGGGAGACCGCCGACGATGCGATGTTGCGGGATGCATTGCTCGAGAACATCCACCGGGTACAGCTCAATCCGCTCGAAGAAGCGGCCGCGTACCAACAGTTGCTCGAGGAATTCGACGTCACGCACGAGGAACTGGCTGCGAAAATCGGTCGATCACGGCCGGTCGTCACCAACATGATTCGTCTGTTGAAGCTGCCGATTCCCGTGCAGCGACGAGTGGCGGCCGGAGTTCTGTCGGCCGGACACGCCCGCGCCTTGCTGTCGCTCGACGCTGGGTCGGATGCGCAGGAGTCGCTGGCGGCGCGAATCGTCGCCGAAGGTCTCTCCGTTCGCGCGACCGAAGAGGCCGTCACCCTCGCCAATCGGGAGGACGGAAAGAGCCCGGATCCGGCACCCCGTCGCAAGCCGATTCAGATGCCGGGCCTCCAGGACGTCGCCGATCGCCTCTCGGATTCGTTCGATACGCGAGTGACGGTCAGCCTCGGCAAGCGGAAAGGCAAGATCGTGGTCGAATTCGGCTCGGTCGATGACCTTCAGAGGATCGTCGAGATGATGGAAGCACAGAAGAAAAAGTAG
- a CDS encoding ParA family protein has product MSGGSDPAVSRETAPKKNASSNSENKSGVTAGSGFEYTNAISPNDTPIGAAAHRASQVLHPGSVSLPKPAKRRMLTIANQKGGVGKTTTAVNLAAALALQGLTVLVVDLDPQGNASTALGVEHHSGVPSSYEVLIGEVSAKDAVQKSPHSDRLFCIPATIDLAGAEIELVSMVAREGRLKTALSVEELAGIDADFILIDCPPSLGLLTVNALVAATEVLIPIQCEYYALEGVGQLLRNIELVQSHLNPELHVSTVILTMYDGRTKLADQVAEEVRKHFGDAVLRAVIPRSVKVSEAPGYGMTVLDYDPGSRGAMSYLDAGRELAARSAGIDEARKK; this is encoded by the coding sequence ATGTCGGGTGGGTCCGATCCCGCTGTTTCACGTGAAACAGCGCCCAAGAAGAACGCCTCGAGCAACTCGGAAAACAAGTCGGGGGTGACGGCCGGCTCAGGGTTCGAGTACACCAACGCGATCTCACCGAACGACACCCCCATCGGTGCCGCGGCACATCGAGCCAGCCAGGTTCTGCATCCCGGATCGGTGTCGCTGCCGAAGCCGGCGAAGCGACGCATGCTGACCATTGCCAACCAGAAGGGTGGCGTCGGGAAGACGACGACCGCCGTGAACCTGGCTGCCGCGCTCGCGCTCCAAGGCCTGACGGTTCTCGTGGTCGATCTGGACCCTCAGGGCAACGCCAGCACCGCGTTGGGCGTCGAGCACCACTCGGGTGTGCCGTCGAGCTACGAGGTCCTCATCGGTGAGGTGAGCGCCAAGGACGCCGTGCAGAAGAGTCCGCACAGCGACCGGTTGTTCTGCATCCCGGCAACCATCGACCTCGCCGGAGCCGAGATCGAGTTGGTGTCGATGGTCGCTCGCGAAGGGCGCCTCAAGACGGCGCTGTCCGTGGAGGAGCTCGCCGGCATCGACGCGGACTTCATCCTGATCGACTGCCCGCCGTCGCTCGGTCTGCTGACTGTCAACGCGCTCGTGGCCGCGACCGAGGTACTGATTCCCATCCAGTGCGAGTACTACGCGCTCGAAGGCGTGGGTCAGCTCCTCCGCAACATCGAGCTGGTGCAGTCTCATCTGAATCCCGAACTGCACGTCTCGACCGTCATCCTGACGATGTACGACGGCCGCACCAAGTTGGCGGACCAGGTAGCAGAAGAAGTACGCAAGCATTTCGGGGACGCCGTCTTGCGCGCCGTCATCCCCCGCAGCGTGAAGGTATCCGAGGCTCCCGGGTACGGCATGACGGTGTTGGATTACGACCCCGGTTCGCGAGGTGCGATGAGCTACCTGGACGCCGGACGAGAGCTCGCTGCCCGATCGGCCGGCATCGACGAAGCACGAAAGAAGTAA
- the rsmG gene encoding 16S rRNA (guanine(527)-N(7))-methyltransferase RsmG, whose protein sequence is MFHVEQEGSDSNQVMAVAEQIFGDRLELARRYHDSLATAGVERGLIGPREVPRLWERHILNCAAIGELIDEGETVVDIGSGAGLPGIPLAIARPDLRVTLVEPLLRRTVYLAEFIEEHDLNILVVRGRAEQPGVKKEAGGADVVTSRAVAPLEKLAKWSLPLVHEHGRMLALKGSSAAEEIERDRVSLARMGAGKLEVVECGVGLLPTPTIVVRAVREPRRLSRH, encoded by the coding sequence ATGTTTCACGTGGAACAAGAAGGCTCGGACAGCAACCAAGTGATGGCCGTGGCAGAGCAGATCTTCGGTGACCGGCTCGAGTTGGCACGGAGGTATCACGACTCGTTGGCAACGGCAGGCGTCGAACGAGGACTCATCGGACCGCGTGAAGTTCCACGGCTCTGGGAGCGACACATCCTCAACTGTGCGGCGATCGGTGAGCTCATCGATGAAGGCGAGACCGTCGTGGACATCGGCAGCGGCGCGGGCTTGCCCGGGATCCCGCTGGCGATCGCGCGACCCGATCTGCGCGTGACACTCGTCGAGCCCCTCCTCCGGCGGACCGTGTATCTCGCCGAGTTCATCGAGGAACACGATCTGAACATCTTGGTCGTGCGCGGCCGCGCGGAGCAGCCCGGCGTCAAGAAGGAAGCCGGTGGCGCCGACGTGGTGACGTCGAGGGCGGTGGCACCTTTGGAAAAGCTTGCAAAGTGGTCGCTGCCGCTCGTTCACGAGCACGGTCGAATGCTGGCTCTGAAGGGTTCGAGCGCCGCTGAAGAGATCGAACGTGACCGGGTTTCCCTCGCTCGGATGGGTGCTGGCAAGCTGGAGGTAGTGGAGTGCGGAGTCGGGCTGTTGCCCACTCCCACCATTGTCGTCAGAGCGGTGCGTGAGCCGCGGAGACTGAGTCGTCACTGA
- a CDS encoding Jag family protein, with protein sequence MAADVEEAQNDEVRTTGAVSGDGASDVVVEADQVGAADVEADQAPVVEESDDSGVVEDKTDEDDEDEDDEDYLVEEGEIAGDYLEQLLDVLDFDGDIDLDVEGDRAIVSIDGGDDLAKLVGRKGEVLDALQELTRLAVQQSTGERSKLMLDVAGWRANRRTELGNLGAEAARRVLESGEREELTPMTPFERKIVHDAVAKIDGVASESTGVEPARRVVVVKA encoded by the coding sequence ATGGCAGCGGACGTAGAAGAAGCACAGAACGACGAAGTACGGACAACCGGCGCGGTATCCGGGGATGGAGCGAGTGACGTGGTGGTCGAGGCCGATCAGGTGGGTGCAGCCGACGTGGAGGCAGATCAGGCTCCTGTGGTCGAGGAATCCGATGACTCGGGAGTGGTCGAGGACAAGACCGACGAGGATGACGAGGACGAGGACGACGAGGATTATCTGGTCGAGGAAGGCGAGATTGCCGGCGACTACCTCGAGCAACTTCTGGACGTCCTGGACTTCGACGGCGACATCGATCTCGACGTGGAGGGTGATCGCGCGATCGTCAGCATCGACGGCGGCGACGATCTCGCCAAGCTCGTCGGTCGCAAGGGCGAAGTTCTCGATGCACTGCAGGAGCTGACTCGTCTCGCCGTTCAGCAGTCGACGGGTGAGCGCAGCAAGCTGATGCTCGACGTCGCCGGCTGGCGCGCCAACCGGCGTACAGAACTCGGCAACCTCGGTGCCGAAGCAGCCCGTCGCGTTCTCGAATCCGGTGAACGCGAAGAGCTGACCCCGATGACTCCGTTCGAGCGAAAGATCGTGCACGACGCGGTCGCGAAGATCGACGGCGTCGCGAGCGAAAGCACCGGCGTCGAGCCGGCCCGACGAGTAGTCGTCGTCAAGGCGTAA
- the yidC gene encoding membrane protein insertase YidC: MLDFIYYPVAWILWVWHKVFGFVFQDPSNGFAWALSVVFLVFTLRLILYKPFVKQVRTTRQMQELQPQIKALQKKYGKDKQKMAVEMQKLQKEHGFNPLMGCLPVLAQAPVFIGLFHVLRSFNRTGTGFGQLGLTPEENRELSNYAFNVADVQSFLDARLFGAPISAWITMPQDQLNAFAVGPDATIPSTWVIAAVSIPLMIIAAIMTHLNSRASVARQSAAAAANPQSAIMNKLALYVFPLGVLVFGALLPVAILLYWVSNNTWTYAQQHLVFGKIDKEEAAKVAAAVEKRSENAPKPGVKPVSTTKPKPGARPKLSKMTPTSDSSVAETADGSSGSTTGAATPAKPRPQANRNKSTKRKRR; this comes from the coding sequence GTGCTCGACTTCATTTACTACCCGGTTGCCTGGATTCTCTGGGTGTGGCACAAGGTGTTCGGCTTTGTGTTCCAGGATCCCAGCAATGGGTTCGCCTGGGCACTGTCCGTCGTCTTCCTGGTCTTCACCCTCCGCCTGATTCTGTACAAGCCCTTCGTCAAGCAGGTTCGCACCACGCGGCAGATGCAGGAGCTACAGCCGCAGATCAAAGCGCTGCAGAAGAAGTACGGCAAAGACAAGCAGAAGATGGCCGTCGAGATGCAGAAGCTCCAGAAGGAGCACGGCTTCAATCCGCTGATGGGCTGCTTGCCGGTGCTGGCGCAGGCGCCTGTGTTCATCGGCCTGTTCCACGTACTGCGCTCGTTCAACCGCACCGGTACCGGTTTCGGTCAGCTCGGGTTGACTCCCGAGGAGAACCGCGAGCTGTCGAACTACGCGTTCAACGTGGCGGACGTGCAGTCCTTCCTGGACGCCCGCCTGTTCGGTGCACCGATCTCGGCGTGGATCACGATGCCGCAGGACCAGCTCAATGCATTCGCCGTAGGACCGGATGCGACCATTCCGTCCACCTGGGTCATCGCAGCAGTCTCCATCCCGCTGATGATCATCGCGGCCATCATGACGCACCTGAACTCGCGCGCATCGGTCGCGCGTCAGAGCGCGGCGGCCGCGGCGAACCCGCAGTCCGCGATCATGAACAAGCTCGCGCTGTACGTCTTCCCGCTCGGTGTTCTCGTGTTCGGTGCCCTGCTGCCCGTCGCGATCCTGCTGTACTGGGTCAGCAACAACACCTGGACCTACGCGCAGCAGCACCTGGTGTTCGGAAAGATCGACAAGGAAGAAGCCGCGAAGGTCGCTGCCGCAGTGGAGAAGCGTTCCGAGAACGCGCCCAAGCCCGGTGTGAAGCCGGTATCGACCACCAAGCCGAAGCCAGGTGCTCGTCCCAAGCTCTCGAAGATGACGCCGACGAGCGATTCGTCCGTGGCGGAGACCGCCGATGGCAGTTCCGGTTCGACGACCGGTGCCGCAACGCCGGCGAAACCGAGACCGCAGGCGAACCGGAACAAGTCGACCAAGCGCAAGCGGCGCTGA
- the yidD gene encoding membrane protein insertion efficiency factor YidD, with amino-acid sequence MTFMGNLRSIPARTLVYVIGLYRTYVSPMRPPTCRFSPTCSEYAIEALQVHGMTKGSLLAVVRLLKCAPWHSGGWDPVPEPGRWRAIVTEPTETEEHHDLVRVEEQRST; translated from the coding sequence ATGACATTCATGGGCAACCTTCGTTCCATTCCTGCTCGAACACTCGTCTACGTCATCGGGTTGTACCGGACATACGTGTCCCCGATGAGACCTCCCACCTGTCGCTTCTCCCCCACCTGCAGCGAGTACGCCATCGAGGCACTCCAGGTGCACGGAATGACGAAGGGCTCGTTGCTGGCAGTCGTCCGCCTCCTCAAATGTGCTCCCTGGCACTCTGGAGGGTGGGACCCGGTACCCGAACCCGGTAGGTGGCGCGCGATCGTCACCGAACCTACCGAAACCGAAGAACACCACGATCTCGTGCGAGTGGAAGAACAGAGGAGTACATAG
- the rnpA gene encoding ribonuclease P protein component encodes MLPEPNRLHRARDFSVAVRRGRRMGRSDLVVHAVVRDEQDIASTVRGPRFGLIVSKAVGPAVTRHRVARRLRHICTDVIGELPETTDVVVRALPGAARASSADLSIQLRSGLKKLGLLEAPKGPPS; translated from the coding sequence ATGCTTCCTGAGCCGAATCGACTACACCGAGCACGTGATTTCTCCGTAGCGGTGCGTCGAGGACGCCGAATGGGTAGATCGGATCTTGTGGTTCACGCCGTGGTGCGTGACGAACAGGACATCGCATCGACCGTTCGCGGGCCACGATTCGGATTGATCGTCAGCAAGGCAGTCGGGCCGGCCGTAACTCGTCATCGAGTTGCGCGCCGGCTTCGGCATATCTGTACCGACGTCATCGGTGAGCTCCCCGAGACCACCGACGTGGTGGTCCGTGCACTGCCCGGAGCCGCGCGCGCGTCCTCGGCAGATCTATCGATTCAACTGCGTTCAGGATTGAAGAAGCTCGGTCTTCTCGAAGCTCCGAAGGGTCCGCCGTCATGA
- the rpmH gene encoding 50S ribosomal protein L34, with amino-acid sequence MAKGKRTFQPNNRRRARVHGFRLRMRTRAGRAIVSARRGKGRKELTA; translated from the coding sequence GTGGCCAAGGGCAAGCGGACGTTCCAGCCGAACAATCGCCGCCGCGCGCGCGTTCATGGCTTCCGTCTTCGTATGCGTACCCGTGCGGGTCGTGCAATCGTTTCCGCACGTCGCGGCAAGGGCCGTAAAGAACTCACAGCCTGA
- the dnaA gene encoding chromosomal replication initiator protein DnaA has translation MNDDPDALARIWPEVVAELTSDRHSGSPLTKGQKAWLALVKPLTLTQGFALLAVPSTFAQEAIERDLREPILGALGRHLGQGVEGLGVRISAPEDEKIEAERSTYPDAVSSPTYRRRILTSRDDEPSDSETADYEEVDDEREALASVQNSWPTYFTKPPDSTPPSSGANSLNSKYTFDTFVIGASNRFAHAAAVAIAEAPARAYNPLFVWGASGLGKTHLLHAAGHYAQRLFPGMRVKYVSTEEFTNDFINSLRDDRKVAFKRRYRETDVLLVDDIQFIEGKEGIQEEFFHTFNTLHNANKQIVVSSDRPPKQLATLEERLRTRFEWGLITDVQPPELETRIAILSKKARMDRLDVPHDVLELIASRIERNIRELEGALIRVTAFASLNGQALDLTLAEVVLRDLIPDSSSLEINAATIMAVTAEYFNTSIEDLCGPGKARALAMARQIAMYLCRELTDLSLPKIGQTFGRDHTTVMYADKKIRKEMTERRKVYDQVQELTARIKQRSKR, from the coding sequence GTGAACGACGATCCGGATGCGCTCGCGCGCATCTGGCCCGAGGTGGTCGCGGAGCTCACATCCGACCGACACAGTGGGTCGCCGCTGACCAAAGGCCAGAAGGCCTGGCTCGCGCTGGTCAAACCGCTGACCTTGACGCAGGGGTTCGCACTGCTCGCAGTTCCGTCGACCTTCGCGCAGGAAGCGATCGAGCGAGATCTTCGCGAACCCATCCTCGGCGCCCTCGGGCGTCACCTGGGACAGGGTGTCGAGGGACTCGGTGTGCGTATCTCGGCTCCCGAGGACGAGAAGATCGAGGCCGAGCGATCCACGTACCCCGATGCAGTCAGTTCTCCTACCTACCGGCGCCGCATCCTGACCAGCAGAGACGACGAGCCGTCGGACTCCGAAACAGCCGACTACGAAGAGGTCGACGACGAACGCGAGGCCTTGGCCAGCGTCCAGAACTCCTGGCCGACGTATTTCACCAAGCCTCCCGACTCGACGCCACCGTCCTCGGGCGCCAACAGCCTAAACTCGAAGTACACCTTCGACACGTTCGTCATCGGTGCCTCCAATCGCTTCGCACACGCAGCCGCGGTGGCCATTGCCGAGGCACCTGCTCGCGCCTACAACCCGCTGTTCGTCTGGGGGGCGTCGGGTCTGGGCAAGACGCATCTGCTGCACGCGGCCGGCCACTACGCGCAGCGGTTGTTCCCGGGCATGCGCGTCAAGTACGTCTCGACCGAGGAATTCACCAACGACTTCATCAACAGTCTTCGTGACGACCGGAAGGTGGCGTTCAAGCGCCGCTACCGGGAGACCGACGTGCTGCTCGTCGACGACATCCAGTTCATCGAAGGCAAGGAAGGCATCCAGGAGGAGTTCTTCCACACCTTCAACACCTTGCACAACGCGAACAAACAAATCGTCGTCTCGTCCGACCGGCCACCGAAGCAACTGGCCACGCTCGAGGAGCGACTTCGTACCCGCTTCGAGTGGGGCCTGATCACCGATGTGCAGCCACCCGAGCTCGAGACGCGAATCGCAATTCTGAGCAAGAAGGCTCGGATGGATCGGCTCGATGTGCCGCACGACGTGCTCGAGCTCATCGCCAGCCGGATCGAACGCAACATTCGTGAGCTCGAAGGTGCCCTCATTCGAGTGACGGCCTTCGCATCGCTGAACGGACAGGCACTCGACCTCACCCTGGCCGAGGTGGTCCTGCGCGATCTCATCCCCGATTCGTCGAGTCTGGAGATCAACGCGGCCACGATCATGGCAGTGACCGCGGAGTACTTCAACACGTCCATCGAGGACCTGTGCGGTCCGGGTAAGGCCCGAGCACTGGCCATGGCCAGGCAGATCGCGATGTATCTCTGCCGTGAGCTCACCGATCTGTCGCTGCCCAAGATCGGCCAGACGTTCGGTCGCGACCACACGACGGTGATGTACGCGGACAAGAAGATCCGCAAGGAGATGACCGAGCGTCGCAAGGTCTACGACCAGGTCCAGGAGCTGACGGCGCGGATCAAGCAGCGCTCGAAGAGATAG